In the genome of Deinococcus sp. YIM 77859, one region contains:
- a CDS encoding cell wall metabolism sensor histidine kinase WalK, with protein MKLLLSYLAVIALSATTMIVIAEWTAPLFYHTHIEQMVQMFGIRNIPEMRRQLSEGFTGAFGSALAVASFTTLLVALVVSAFVSRQILRSVKRVSHASTRIAAGHYAERLPEMGRDELGELTGSFNRMAEALEATEVRRRELIGTVAHELRTPLTGMRGLTEGLLDGVFRIEEAGPDLIREIRRLERLTQDLSLVTQAEAGVIPVVPRPVHLAELVRAACAQFERPFAHKGLSLALDVRREVRVFADPDRVTQVLVNLLSNALRHTSTGGVTVYVDGNGRCGRVDVQDTGEGIAPQDLPHVFERFYRSDKSRARDAEESVGAGVGLTVSRHLIEAMGGSIRVMSAEGKGTTFGVELPLAVGMEREGTAVPTLP; from the coding sequence GTGAAGCTGCTGCTCTCGTACCTGGCGGTGATCGCCCTGTCCGCCACGACGATGATCGTGATCGCGGAGTGGACGGCCCCGCTCTTCTACCACACGCACATTGAGCAGATGGTCCAAATGTTCGGCATCCGCAACATCCCGGAGATGCGCCGCCAACTGTCCGAGGGCTTCACCGGTGCGTTCGGGAGTGCCCTCGCGGTGGCGAGTTTCACGACGCTGCTGGTGGCCCTGGTGGTGAGTGCCTTTGTCAGCCGACAGATTCTGCGGTCCGTGAAACGCGTCAGCCATGCCAGCACCCGCATCGCAGCAGGACACTACGCCGAGCGGCTGCCGGAGATGGGCCGGGACGAACTCGGCGAGCTGACCGGCAGCTTCAACCGCATGGCGGAGGCCCTGGAGGCGACGGAGGTGCGGCGGCGGGAACTGATCGGGACGGTCGCGCACGAGTTGCGGACGCCCCTGACTGGGATGCGTGGACTGACCGAGGGGCTGCTCGACGGCGTCTTTCGCATCGAGGAGGCCGGGCCGGACCTCATCCGGGAGATCCGGCGGCTGGAACGGCTCACGCAGGACCTGTCCCTGGTGACGCAGGCGGAGGCGGGCGTGATTCCAGTGGTACCGCGGCCGGTTCACCTGGCAGAACTCGTGCGCGCGGCCTGCGCTCAGTTCGAGCGGCCCTTCGCGCACAAGGGGCTATCCCTGGCACTGGACGTGCGGCGGGAGGTTCGGGTGTTCGCAGACCCGGACCGGGTCACGCAGGTGCTGGTCAACCTCTTGTCGAACGCGCTCCGGCATACCTCCACGGGAGGCGTGACGGTTTACGTGGACGGGAACGGCAGGTGCGGCCGGGTGGACGTGCAGGACACCGGCGAGGGCATCGCCCCGCAGGACCTGCCGCACGTCTTCGAGCGCTTTTACCGCTCGGACAAGTCCCGCGCCCGGGACGCGGAGGAGAGCGTCGGGGCGGGGGTGGGCCTGACCGTCTCCCGGCACCTGATCGAGGCGATGGGCGGGTCGATCCGGGTGATGAGCGCCGAGGGGAAGGGGACGACGTTCGGGGTGGAACTGCCCCTGGCGGTGGGGATGGAACGGGAGGGTACCGCCGTACCCACGCTCCCCTGA
- a CDS encoding DUF2171 domain-containing protein, with protein sequence MTMQSQIKPGMPVKCANGMDHGQVDSVDGEYIKLTNDDSGQPHWLPLSAVDHVDQHVHLNLNHEQVHQQWLSQDPHPEHRQ encoded by the coding sequence ATGACGATGCAGTCGCAGATCAAACCCGGTATGCCCGTGAAGTGCGCGAACGGAATGGACCACGGGCAGGTGGACAGCGTCGATGGCGAGTACATCAAGCTCACCAACGATGATTCCGGTCAGCCCCACTGGCTGCCCTTGAGCGCGGTGGACCACGTGGATCAGCATGTGCACCTGAACCTGAACCACGAGCAGGTGCATCAGCAGTGGCTGAGCCAGGACCCCCACCCCGAACATCGACAGTAA
- a CDS encoding glutaredoxin family protein → MPEITLYTVPGCADCLAIKRLLTHHSVPFTEKNVRGDPEALAEMQAKADVRIAPVTVIGEQVFYGPFDEQRPRILAALGAGTL, encoded by the coding sequence ATGCCTGAGATCACGCTCTACACCGTCCCGGGCTGCGCGGACTGCCTGGCCATCAAGCGGCTCCTGACCCACCACAGTGTTCCCTTCACCGAGAAGAACGTGCGGGGCGACCCGGAGGCGCTCGCCGAGATGCAGGCCAAAGCGGACGTGCGCATCGCCCCGGTCACGGTCATCGGTGAGCAGGTCTTTTACGGCCCCTTCGACGAGCAGCGGCCCCGGATTCTGGCCGCCCTGGGAGCCGGTACGCTGTGA
- a CDS encoding cation diffusion facilitator family transporter — MSEHGHSHGANASARQLSVALALTGTFLVVEVIYGFLSGSLALLSDAGHMLTDVMALVLSLFAIRIGQRAADGKRTFGYRRTEILAAAVNAAALFAIGLYILFEAYRRLREPVEVQSTTMLVVAVLGLIVNLISARLLVSGSEHSLNVKSAYLEVMGDLLGSVAVIVGALVIRFTGLTWVDPVLGALIGLWVLPRTWVLLRSSVNVLLEGVPEGVDLDGLRAELAALPGVQEVHDLHVWSVTSGLHSLTAHLVVAAGQPQRDLLPQVHAIAERHGIEHSTVQFEPPDAHAGHEGHVHP; from the coding sequence ATGAGTGAACACGGCCACAGCCACGGCGCGAACGCGAGCGCCCGGCAGCTCAGCGTCGCCCTGGCCCTGACCGGGACATTTCTGGTGGTGGAAGTGATTTACGGCTTCCTCTCCGGGAGTCTCGCGCTGCTGTCGGACGCGGGGCACATGCTGACCGACGTGATGGCGCTGGTCCTGTCCCTGTTCGCCATCCGCATCGGGCAGCGGGCCGCCGACGGGAAACGCACCTTCGGGTACCGCCGCACGGAGATTCTGGCGGCGGCCGTGAACGCCGCGGCGCTGTTTGCCATCGGCCTGTATATCCTCTTCGAGGCGTACCGCCGCCTGCGCGAGCCGGTGGAGGTGCAGAGCACCACCATGCTGGTCGTGGCCGTGCTCGGGCTGATCGTGAACCTGATCAGCGCGCGCCTGCTCGTTTCGGGCAGCGAACACAGCCTGAACGTGAAGTCCGCCTACCTGGAGGTGATGGGGGACCTGCTCGGCTCGGTGGCGGTGATCGTGGGCGCGCTGGTGATTCGCTTTACCGGCCTGACCTGGGTGGACCCAGTGCTGGGCGCCCTGATCGGTCTCTGGGTCTTGCCGCGCACCTGGGTTCTGCTGCGCTCCAGCGTCAACGTGCTGCTGGAAGGGGTGCCGGAAGGTGTGGACCTCGATGGGCTCCGGGCGGAACTCGCGGCCCTGCCCGGCGTGCAGGAGGTGCATGACCTGCACGTCTGGAGCGTGACCAGTGGGCTGCACAGCCTCACCGCGCATCTGGTGGTGGCCGCAGGCCAGCCGCAGAGGGACCTGCTGCCCCAGGTGCATGCCATCGCTGAGCGCCACGGGATTGAGCACAGCACGGTGCAATTCGAACCCCCGGATGCCCACGCCGGACATGAGGGCCACGTTCACCCATGA
- a CDS encoding response regulator transcription factor has protein sequence MSTVLVVDDEPSVRKVASAYLEREGFQVRTAADGIDGLRQAEAGGLALVVLDVMLPKMSGLDVCKRLRASSNVPVILLTARGEEFDRILGLELGADDYVVKPFSPRELVARVKAVLRRTSGEAAPLPAVYEDLRVDPVTRTVSLAGQALDLSALEFDLLYELARAPGRVFTRNELIKRVWGEDFPGVDRVVDVHLVSLRKHLGESGQSPRFIHAVRGVGYRFGRAE, from the coding sequence ATGAGTACCGTGCTGGTGGTGGACGACGAGCCGAGCGTGCGCAAGGTCGCCTCGGCGTACCTGGAACGCGAAGGGTTTCAGGTGCGAACGGCGGCGGACGGCATCGACGGTCTGCGGCAAGCGGAAGCAGGTGGCCTGGCGCTCGTCGTGCTGGACGTGATGCTGCCGAAGATGAGCGGCCTGGACGTCTGCAAGCGCCTCCGGGCCTCCTCCAACGTGCCGGTCATCCTGCTCACCGCCCGCGGGGAGGAGTTCGACCGGATCCTCGGCCTGGAACTGGGCGCGGACGATTACGTGGTCAAGCCGTTCAGCCCGCGGGAACTGGTGGCGCGCGTGAAGGCGGTCCTGCGGCGCACCTCCGGTGAGGCGGCGCCCCTCCCCGCGGTGTACGAGGACCTGCGGGTGGACCCGGTGACGCGCACGGTGAGCCTGGCCGGGCAAGCGCTGGACCTCAGCGCGCTGGAGTTCGACCTGCTGTACGAACTCGCCAGGGCGCCGGGGCGGGTGTTCACCCGCAACGAGCTGATCAAGCGGGTGTGGGGAGAGGACTTCCCGGGCGTGGACCGTGTGGTGGACGTGCACCTGGTCAGCCTGCGCAAGCATCTGGGAGAGTCCGGGCAGTCGCCGCGGTTCATTCACGCCGTGCGGGGGGTGGGGTACCGCTTTGGCCGCGCCGAGTAA
- a CDS encoding ZIP family metal transporter, protein MSAALQQILELTLIPVAATILGGVAASFRRPGERLRSFVQHFAAGVVFAAVAGELLPEITAGHQPVGVVIGFALGVVVMLVIRALAERLEQPSEAGRRARSGNVGLVTVVGIDVLIDGLLIGVGFAAGARVGTLLVVALTLELLFLGVSVASSLGESGTPRGRTILTVTGLSLLVVLGALLGGSLLQGLSGLPLEIVLSFGAAALLFLVTEELLTEAHEVKETPLITAAFFAGFVALYLLELAS, encoded by the coding sequence GTGAGCGCGGCCCTCCAGCAGATTCTGGAACTCACGCTCATTCCCGTGGCGGCCACCATTCTCGGCGGGGTGGCCGCCAGTTTCCGGAGGCCCGGGGAGCGGCTGCGCTCCTTCGTGCAGCACTTCGCGGCCGGGGTGGTGTTCGCGGCGGTGGCGGGGGAACTGTTGCCGGAAATCACCGCGGGCCATCAGCCGGTCGGGGTGGTGATCGGCTTCGCGCTGGGCGTGGTGGTGATGCTCGTCATCCGGGCGCTGGCCGAACGCCTGGAACAGCCCAGCGAGGCGGGCAGGCGCGCCCGGAGTGGGAACGTCGGCCTGGTGACCGTGGTCGGCATCGACGTGCTGATCGACGGCCTGCTGATCGGCGTGGGCTTCGCGGCGGGCGCGCGGGTGGGCACCCTGCTGGTGGTGGCCCTCACGCTGGAACTGCTGTTTTTGGGCGTCTCGGTGGCGTCCAGTCTGGGGGAGTCCGGCACGCCCCGGGGCCGCACCATCCTCACCGTGACCGGGCTGAGCCTGCTGGTGGTCCTGGGCGCGCTGCTGGGGGGTTCCCTGCTGCAGGGCCTGAGCGGCCTCCCCCTGGAGATCGTCCTGTCCTTCGGCGCGGCGGCGCTGCTGTTCCTGGTCACCGAGGAGTTGCTGACCGAGGCGCACGAGGTCAAGGAGACGCCCCTCATCACCGCCGCCTTCTTCGCAGGCTTTGTGGCCCTCTACCTGCTGGAGCTGGCGTCGTGA
- a CDS encoding DUF305 domain-containing protein has protein sequence MQRRVQRHGLNAWAGGVLAAAVLGVGAAVTWPRPPTEGSPEVTFARDMSAHHAQAVDMSVTLFKRAADPAVKLLAQDILLTQQAQVGQMQGWLMAWGRPLAGTEAPMAGMDRASMGLASAGDVRQLQHLPVNTAQTRYLVLMRRHHQGGVAMAKSALKTVKRPEVRAFAERVVAAQTSEIQAIDALLKKRMTGGQPQPEMDGMQHE, from the coding sequence ATGCAGCGGCGCGTACAACGGCACGGTTTGAACGCCTGGGCGGGTGGGGTGCTGGCCGCGGCGGTCCTCGGCGTGGGCGCGGCCGTCACCTGGCCCCGCCCGCCCACCGAGGGGAGTCCTGAGGTCACCTTCGCGCGGGACATGAGCGCGCACCACGCTCAGGCGGTGGACATGAGCGTGACGCTGTTCAAGCGGGCGGCGGACCCGGCGGTGAAGCTGCTCGCGCAGGACATCCTCCTCACGCAGCAGGCGCAGGTCGGGCAGATGCAGGGCTGGCTGATGGCCTGGGGCCGCCCGCTGGCCGGCACAGAAGCACCGATGGCGGGCATGGACCGCGCCAGCATGGGCCTGGCGTCCGCTGGGGACGTGCGGCAGCTCCAGCACCTCCCCGTCAACACGGCACAGACCCGCTACCTGGTGCTGATGCGCCGCCACCATCAGGGCGGCGTGGCGATGGCGAAGTCGGCCCTGAAGACCGTGAAGCGGCCAGAAGTCCGGGCCTTTGCCGAGCGGGTGGTGGCGGCACAGACCTCGGAGATCCAGGCCATCGACGCCCTGCTGAAGAAGCGCATGACGGGCGGTCAGCCCCAGCCGGAAATGGACGGGATGCAGCATGAGTGA
- a CDS encoding SCO family protein, whose amino-acid sequence MNTVPPRPVWRSALLACLAVTLLLGGVWAYARLKSPFPFYGTVYTPVTAAPALVGTGENGKAFSLSDLRGTTVAVFFGFLHCPNVCPTTLASLERVRQALPPRDRENFRTVLVTLDPARDDVQKLREYLTFFSPGAKGVFIPEPNLADTAAAWGVGYQKADVKSPADYQVNHTTGVYLIDREGRRRVVWDYTQLTNVNRVVADVREVMR is encoded by the coding sequence ATGAACACTGTCCCCCCGCGCCCTGTCTGGCGCTCCGCCTTGTTGGCCTGCCTGGCCGTCACACTCCTGCTGGGCGGCGTCTGGGCCTATGCGCGCCTCAAAAGCCCCTTCCCCTTCTACGGCACGGTCTACACCCCCGTGACCGCCGCGCCCGCCCTGGTCGGAACCGGGGAGAACGGCAAGGCGTTCTCCCTCAGCGACCTGCGTGGAACAACGGTGGCGGTGTTCTTTGGCTTCCTGCACTGCCCGAACGTCTGCCCGACGACCCTGGCGTCCCTCGAACGGGTGCGCCAGGCGCTGCCGCCCCGGGACCGCGAGAACTTTCGCACTGTTCTGGTCACGCTCGATCCGGCCCGTGACGACGTGCAGAAGCTGCGCGAGTACCTGACCTTTTTCAGCCCGGGTGCCAAAGGCGTGTTCATCCCGGAGCCGAATCTGGCCGACACGGCGGCGGCCTGGGGCGTGGGGTACCAGAAGGCGGATGTGAAAAGCCCGGCGGACTACCAGGTCAACCACACGACCGGCGTGTACCTGATCGACCGGGAAGGGCGGCGGCGGGTGGTGTGGGACTACACCCAGCTCACGAACGTGAACCGGGTGGTGGCGGACGTGCGGGAGGTGATGCGGTGA
- a CDS encoding DUF3105 domain-containing protein yields the protein MKRLILLTLPVLLAACNQGGGDIEGVKSFQNKGGAHQEGRITYTQTPPAGGPHNPAWQNCGVYDRALYDEYAVHSLEHGAVWLSYRPDLPADQVEALKKLVEGRPYTLLSPHESQTAPVILTAWNRQLAVQDVSDPRVKQFLQKYEQGGEAPEIGASCSGAYNGTV from the coding sequence ATGAAACGACTGATCCTGCTGACCCTGCCCGTCCTGCTCGCCGCCTGCAACCAGGGAGGTGGTGACATCGAGGGCGTCAAGAGTTTCCAGAACAAGGGGGGGGCCCACCAGGAGGGCCGCATCACCTACACCCAGACCCCCCCGGCTGGCGGGCCGCACAACCCCGCCTGGCAGAACTGCGGCGTGTACGACCGAGCCCTGTATGACGAATACGCCGTGCACAGCCTGGAACACGGGGCGGTGTGGCTCAGCTATCGGCCGGACCTGCCAGCTGATCAGGTCGAGGCGTTGAAGAAGCTGGTGGAGGGGCGTCCCTACACGCTGCTCTCGCCCCACGAGTCGCAGACGGCCCCCGTCATCCTGACGGCCTGGAACAGGCAGCTCGCGGTGCAGGACGTCTCGGACCCCCGGGTAAAGCAGTTCCTCCAGAAGTACGAGCAGGGTGGGGAAGCCCCGGAGATCGGTGCCTCATGCAGCGGCGCGTACAACGGCACGGTTTGA
- a CDS encoding metalloregulator ArsR/SmtB family transcription factor, protein MVRTASQDDVCDVPCVHPEAVARVRTALPDAVCVEAATSLLKMVADPTRLRLLSALNVEELCVCDLAAVVGISESAVSHQLRLLRAHRLVSFRKEGRVVYYRLLDQHITSLIGNAIDHAKE, encoded by the coding sequence ATGGTGAGAACAGCTTCTCAAGATGACGTCTGTGACGTCCCCTGTGTCCATCCCGAGGCGGTCGCCCGCGTCCGCACGGCTCTGCCGGACGCGGTCTGCGTGGAGGCCGCCACCAGCCTCCTCAAGATGGTGGCCGATCCCACCCGGTTGCGGCTTCTCAGTGCGTTGAACGTCGAGGAGCTGTGTGTGTGTGACCTGGCGGCCGTGGTGGGCATCAGTGAGAGTGCGGTCAGCCATCAGCTCCGCCTCCTGCGCGCCCACCGTCTGGTTTCCTTTCGCAAGGAAGGCCGCGTCGTGTACTACCGCCTGCTCGACCAGCACATCACCAGCCTGATCGGCAACGCCATCGACCACGCAAAAGAATGA
- a CDS encoding cation diffusion facilitator family transporter: MDRTIRLAQYSLLLGLLILVLKGGAYLLTGSVALYSDALESIINVVAAGAALLALSIARKPADAEHPYGHAKAEYFSAVLEGVLIVLAAISIISSAYQDLQAPKPLEALGLGLLVSLGATLLNAGYGTYLIRTGRRLRSPALVADGQHLMTDVVTSGGVLVALGLVALTGWTVLDPVMAMLVALNILWVGWRLVGSSLRSLLDQAAPPETQALIRRLVAEHAEGALEAHDLRTRHAGRLTFIDFHLVVPEHFTVGQAHAICDRLEGVIAREVPHSEVTIHVEPEGAAKHHGVLVL; the protein is encoded by the coding sequence TTGGACCGCACCATCCGCCTGGCGCAGTACAGCCTGCTGCTCGGCCTCTTGATTCTCGTCCTGAAGGGCGGCGCGTACCTGCTCACCGGCAGTGTGGCCCTGTACTCCGACGCCCTGGAGAGCATCATCAACGTGGTGGCCGCCGGCGCGGCCCTCTTGGCCCTGTCCATCGCCCGCAAACCCGCCGACGCCGAGCATCCCTACGGCCACGCCAAGGCCGAGTATTTCTCCGCCGTTCTGGAAGGCGTCCTGATCGTGCTGGCGGCGATCAGCATCATCTCCAGCGCTTACCAGGATCTGCAGGCTCCCAAGCCGCTGGAAGCGCTGGGGCTGGGCCTGCTCGTCTCCCTGGGCGCGACGCTGCTGAATGCCGGGTACGGCACCTACCTGATCCGCACCGGGCGGCGCCTGCGGTCCCCGGCCCTGGTCGCCGACGGCCAGCACCTGATGACGGACGTCGTGACCAGCGGGGGCGTGCTGGTCGCCCTGGGCCTGGTGGCGCTGACCGGCTGGACGGTCCTTGACCCGGTCATGGCGATGCTGGTGGCGCTGAACATCCTGTGGGTGGGCTGGCGGCTGGTGGGTTCCTCCCTGCGCAGCCTGCTGGACCAGGCCGCCCCACCCGAGACGCAGGCCCTGATCCGCCGCCTGGTGGCCGAGCATGCCGAGGGGGCGCTGGAGGCCCATGACCTGCGCACCCGTCACGCGGGCCGCCTGACCTTTATCGACTTTCACCTGGTGGTGCCGGAACACTTCACGGTGGGCCAGGCCCACGCGATCTGTGACCGCCTGGAAGGGGTCATCGCCCGGGAAGTGCCCCACAGTGAGGTCACGATTCACGTCGAGCCCGAGGGGGCGGCCAAACACCACGGGGTGCTGGTCCTCTGA
- a CDS encoding signal peptidase II, translating into MRWPPLVLIAALLALEGLLKAWAAANLTPDVDRVLLPGLLHLGFTLNPGMAWGLLGGLTSPLAILRLLVGLVIVAGLLSGRLPAWHVWPLALVASGALGNAVDGLARGAVVDYLTAPLLDVVARPLTGRPFPIFNLSDVLVCTGTLWLLLHAWRTERRAGHSASDRCATSQPKENP; encoded by the coding sequence GTGAGGTGGCCGCCCCTGGTCCTGATCGCGGCCCTGCTGGCGCTGGAGGGGCTGCTTAAAGCCTGGGCCGCGGCGAACCTGACCCCGGATGTGGACCGCGTCCTGCTGCCTGGCCTGCTGCACCTGGGCTTCACGCTGAACCCCGGCATGGCCTGGGGACTGCTGGGCGGCCTGACCTCCCCGCTGGCGATCCTGCGCCTGCTGGTCGGCCTGGTGATCGTGGCCGGGCTGCTTTCCGGCCGTCTCCCCGCCTGGCACGTCTGGCCGCTCGCGCTGGTCGCGTCGGGGGCGCTCGGAAATGCCGTGGACGGCCTGGCGCGCGGCGCGGTCGTCGATTACCTCACCGCCCCCCTGCTGGACGTGGTCGCGCGCCCGCTGACGGGCCGCCCCTTTCCCATCTTCAACCTGTCGGACGTGCTGGTGTGTACGGGCACCCTCTGGCTGCTGCTGCATGCCTGGCGAACGGAACGCCGCGCTGGACATTCCGCCTCTGACCGGTGTGCTACCTCTCAACCCAAGGAGAACCCATGA
- a CDS encoding heavy metal translocating P-type ATPase yields the protein MTASPSRSDPPRPGTAHLTYFVDGMDCASCVQKVERMMATLPGATDVKTSFNRQTLDLDLDETQTARTTLERNLKALGYTPSLLSGGASPAPSQAETAHLTYFVDGMDCASCVQKVERMIATLPGATGVKTSFNKQTLDLDLDERRTRRATLEGNLKALGYTPSLLGKAPAPTAQNHAQHDHDHEGHDHAHSGHDHAGHGHVHEAPKPGQPWYATGQGKLVITSGVLLALAWLFSFIEPQFATWGFIAATLLGVWPLAKKAVASARFGDPFSINMLVSLAALGAVLIGQAAEGAVVVFFFAVGELLEGAAAGRARAGIQALAALAPKTALLVEGPGTREVPADSLAVGQTVQVNPGARVPADGTILTGTSSLDDSPVTGESVPVVKGVGDSVYAGSINTDGVLTVRVDKAASDNTIARIIHLVEEAEGSKAPTARFIDRFSRYYTPGVVAVSALVALVPPLLFGAAWYPWLYKGIALLLIGCPCALVLSVPASITSGISAGTRRGLLIKGGAALETIGSVKTVAFDKTGTLTAGKPRVTDVVGLNLDRQEVLRLAAAVESGSSHPLAKAITDAARQAKLALPPVTEAQALPGKAVSATVEGRTLSVSSPRHAAALTPLPGQLQQQIEAFEAQGRTAVVLLDGPAPLGVIAIRDEPRPDARDAIADLRNLGVHAVMLTGDNARTGQAIGRDLGLDVQAELLPEDKLRLIADLKARGGVAMVGDGINDAPALAQADVGIAMGGGTDVALETADAALLQERVAGVADLVALSRATMGNIKVNIAFALGLKAIFLVTTLLGYTNLWMAILADTGATAIVTANALRLLRWKGREHQTARAVPVNAAPHRA from the coding sequence ATGACCGCCTCGCCCTCCCGCTCGGATCCCCCTCGGCCGGGAACCGCCCACCTGACCTACTTCGTGGATGGAATGGACTGTGCCAGTTGCGTGCAGAAAGTCGAGCGCATGATGGCCACCCTGCCCGGCGCGACAGACGTCAAGACCAGCTTCAACAGGCAGACGCTGGACCTGGACCTCGACGAGACGCAAACAGCACGGACCACCCTGGAACGCAACCTGAAGGCCCTGGGGTACACCCCTTCCCTGCTCAGCGGGGGGGCGTCCCCCGCGCCCTCCCAAGCGGAGACCGCCCACCTGACCTACTTCGTGGACGGGATGGACTGTGCCAGTTGCGTGCAGAAAGTCGAACGTATGATCGCCACGCTGCCCGGCGCGACAGGCGTCAAGACCAGCTTCAACAAGCAGACGCTGGACCTGGACCTCGACGAGCGGCGGACCCGGCGGGCGACGCTGGAAGGCAACCTGAAGGCCCTGGGGTACACCCCTTCCCTGCTGGGAAAGGCCCCCGCCCCCACCGCCCAGAACCATGCTCAGCACGACCATGACCACGAGGGCCATGACCATGCTCACAGCGGTCACGACCACGCCGGGCACGGCCATGTTCATGAAGCGCCGAAGCCCGGTCAGCCCTGGTATGCGACCGGGCAGGGCAAACTGGTCATTACCTCCGGCGTGTTGCTGGCCCTCGCGTGGTTGTTCAGCTTCATCGAACCGCAGTTCGCCACCTGGGGCTTCATTGCCGCGACCCTGCTGGGGGTGTGGCCGCTCGCGAAGAAAGCGGTCGCCAGCGCCCGCTTCGGCGACCCTTTCAGCATCAACATGCTCGTTAGCCTGGCCGCCCTCGGCGCGGTGCTGATCGGGCAGGCCGCCGAGGGCGCGGTCGTCGTGTTCTTTTTCGCCGTGGGTGAGCTGCTGGAAGGCGCTGCCGCCGGACGCGCCCGCGCGGGCATTCAGGCCCTCGCGGCGCTCGCGCCCAAGACGGCCCTGCTGGTCGAAGGCCCGGGCACCCGTGAGGTCCCGGCTGATTCCCTCGCTGTGGGACAGACCGTGCAGGTCAACCCCGGGGCGCGGGTGCCCGCCGACGGCACCATCCTGACCGGCACCTCCAGCCTGGACGACAGCCCGGTGACGGGGGAAAGCGTCCCCGTCGTGAAGGGCGTCGGGGACAGCGTGTACGCGGGCAGCATCAACACCGACGGCGTGCTCACGGTGCGGGTGGACAAGGCCGCCTCGGACAACACCATCGCCCGCATCATTCACCTGGTGGAGGAGGCGGAAGGCAGCAAGGCCCCCACCGCCCGCTTCATCGACCGCTTCAGCCGGTACTACACGCCGGGCGTGGTGGCGGTGTCCGCCCTGGTCGCGCTGGTGCCGCCGCTGCTGTTCGGGGCGGCCTGGTATCCCTGGCTCTACAAGGGCATCGCCCTGCTGCTGATCGGCTGCCCCTGCGCCCTGGTGCTGAGTGTCCCCGCGTCCATTACCAGCGGCATCAGCGCTGGCACGCGGCGGGGCCTGCTGATCAAGGGTGGTGCCGCGCTGGAGACCATCGGCAGCGTGAAGACCGTCGCCTTCGACAAAACCGGGACGCTGACCGCTGGCAAGCCCCGCGTGACCGACGTTGTCGGGCTGAACCTCGACCGCCAGGAGGTGCTGCGCTTGGCCGCCGCCGTGGAATCGGGCAGCAGCCACCCGCTGGCCAAGGCCATCACCGACGCCGCCCGGCAGGCCAAGCTGGCCCTGCCCCCGGTCACAGAGGCCCAGGCCCTCCCCGGCAAGGCCGTCTCGGCCACGGTCGAGGGCCGCACCCTCAGCGTGAGCTCGCCGCGGCATGCCGCGGCGCTGACCCCCCTGCCGGGCCAACTCCAGCAGCAGATCGAGGCGTTCGAGGCGCAGGGCCGCACCGCCGTGGTGCTGCTGGACGGCCCTGCGCCCCTCGGCGTGATCGCCATCCGTGACGAACCCCGACCCGACGCGCGGGACGCCATCGCGGACCTCCGGAATCTGGGGGTCCATGCGGTCATGCTGACCGGGGACAATGCCCGCACCGGGCAGGCCATCGGACGTGACCTGGGCCTGGACGTGCAGGCCGAACTGCTGCCCGAGGACAAGTTGCGCCTGATCGCGGACCTGAAAGCGCGGGGCGGCGTGGCGATGGTCGGGGACGGCATCAATGACGCACCGGCCCTGGCCCAGGCGGACGTGGGGATCGCGATGGGGGGCGGCACCGACGTGGCCCTCGAAACCGCCGACGCCGCCCTGCTGCAAGAGCGTGTCGCGGGTGTGGCCGATCTGGTGGCCCTGTCGCGCGCCACCATGGGCAACATCAAGGTCAATATCGCCTTTGCCCTGGGCCTCAAGGCCATCTTCCTGGTCACCACGCTGCTGGGTTACACCAACCTCTGGATGGCGATCCTGGCCGACACTGGGGCCACCGCCATCGTCACGGCCAACGCGCTGCGCCTGCTGCGCTGGAAGGGCCGTGAACACCAAACAGCCCGTGCAGTGCCGGTCAACGCCGCTCCCCACCGCGCCTGA